A window of Candidatus Thermoplasmatota archaeon genomic DNA:
CCCTGGTCGTGTCGACGACGTCCATGGCCACGAGCGGCTTGTGTAGCACATCGCTCTCGAACATGTGGAACGGAAGGCCGTTCGAGCCGCCGGCGACAAGCCGCGCGCCCCTTGTGCCCCCCTGCTCACTAGTCGCGCCAATCGCCACTTCCCTGATCCTGCCCGGAAACTTCTCCTTAGGCACTTCGAAACCCATTCCGAAACCCCCGACCGAACATCAGCTCATCATAGGCGGCATCCTGAGGGCCGGATGCTCCTTCTCGCGTATCCAGCTAATCAGCTCATCGGGAGTGCGTGCCACCGTCTCGTCGGCAATCTTGCTGACGAAATCGGGAACTCCCAGCTCCTCAGCCCGCTTGTTCAGCTCCTCCTTCATGCCCTCCTTAAGGTCCTTTGGCATCCAGACTATGCGCAGGAAACCACCGTCCGCGCTGATGAACTTCTTGCTTACGAGATACTTCCTGCCCACGCCGATGAATCCGGGGGTCTGGATGCCACCCCCGA
This region includes:
- a CDS encoding acetyl-CoA decarbonylase/synthase complex subunit delta (part of a complex that catalyzes the cleavage of acetyl-CoA), which produces MGFEVPKEKFPGRIREVAIGATSEQGGTRGARLVAGGSNGLPFHMFESDVLHKPLVAMDVVDTTRVIPDHLMRSMGPVMKEPVEWAKKCGSEWGADMLLLRLLSANPEEENRS